In a single window of the Atlantibacter hermannii genome:
- the yhjW gene encoding phosphoethanolamine transferase → MGLLVVIRTRYPATGQRILYLFQGLYMKYLNSMTHQKLSILIAIYIGLFLNCAVFIRRFDGYAHDFTAIKGISAVVELVGTVLVTFFLLRILSLLGRRTWKVLTTLVVLFSSAASYYMTFLNVVIGYGIIASVMTTDIDLSKEVVGWGFFVWMALVSAVPLWLIWFNRCNDTLWKQLTTRGARLRSAGVVIMAGLLVWAPIRLLDMQQKRVERSSGIDMPSYGGVVANSYLPSNWLSALGLYAWAQVDESNDNKSLINPAKKFEYQAPADIDDTYMVFIIGETTRWDHMGMLGYGRDTTPKLSKEKNLVAFRGYSCDTATKLSLRCMFVREGGVEDNPQRTLKEQNVFAVLKQLGFSSDLLAMQSELWFYSNTMADNIAYREQIGAEPRNRGKRVDDMLLVEEVKNSLAQHPNGKHMIILHTKGSHYNYIQRYTRDFAKFQPECMGIDKSCSKQKLINAFDNTVLYVDSFIDDVIDQLRDKKAIVFYAADHGESINEKEHLHGTPRNIAPPEQFRVPMMVWMSDKYLANPDHERAFKHLKQQADMKVPRRHVELYDTIMGCLGYTSPNGGIDQNKNWCHVPQAAQ, encoded by the coding sequence ATGGGGCTCCTGGTGGTTATTAGAACTCGATACCCGGCAACGGGTCAGAGAATTTTGTACCTGTTCCAGGGGCTTTACATGAAATACCTGAATTCGATGACGCATCAGAAGCTGAGTATTCTGATCGCGATATACATCGGCCTGTTTTTAAACTGCGCGGTTTTTATCCGTCGCTTTGACGGATATGCACATGATTTTACGGCCATAAAAGGAATTTCAGCCGTCGTGGAGCTGGTCGGCACAGTATTAGTCACCTTTTTTCTGCTACGTATTCTATCCCTGTTGGGTCGGCGAACCTGGAAAGTACTGACCACCCTGGTTGTCTTGTTCTCCTCTGCTGCCAGCTATTACATGACCTTTCTTAACGTGGTGATCGGCTACGGCATCATCGCTTCGGTGATGACCACCGATATCGACTTGTCCAAAGAAGTGGTTGGCTGGGGCTTTTTCGTCTGGATGGCGCTGGTCAGCGCGGTCCCGCTATGGCTTATCTGGTTTAACCGTTGCAACGACACCCTGTGGAAACAGCTCACCACACGAGGAGCGCGCCTGCGTAGCGCCGGGGTGGTGATTATGGCGGGCCTGCTGGTGTGGGCACCGATTCGCCTGCTGGATATGCAGCAAAAACGCGTTGAACGCAGTTCCGGTATTGATATGCCGAGCTACGGCGGCGTGGTGGCGAACTCCTATTTGCCGTCTAACTGGCTGTCAGCGCTGGGTCTCTATGCATGGGCGCAGGTTGATGAATCCAACGATAATAAATCGCTTATCAACCCGGCAAAGAAGTTTGAGTATCAGGCACCAGCCGATATTGATGACACTTACATGGTGTTCATCATCGGTGAAACCACCCGTTGGGACCATATGGGCATGCTGGGTTACGGGCGCGATACCACGCCAAAACTCTCTAAAGAAAAGAATCTGGTGGCCTTCCGGGGTTACTCCTGCGATACCGCAACCAAACTCTCCCTGCGCTGCATGTTTGTGCGCGAAGGCGGTGTGGAAGATAACCCGCAACGCACCCTGAAAGAGCAAAACGTCTTTGCGGTGTTGAAGCAGTTGGGCTTTAGTTCCGACTTGCTCGCGATGCAAAGCGAACTGTGGTTCTACAGCAACACCATGGCGGACAACATCGCTTACCGCGAACAGATTGGCGCGGAGCCGCGTAACCGCGGCAAACGGGTCGATGACATGTTGCTGGTGGAAGAAGTGAAGAACTCGCTGGCCCAGCACCCGAACGGTAAGCATATGATTATTCTGCATACCAAAGGGTCGCACTATAACTACATTCAGCGCTATACCCGGGATTTCGCTAAATTCCAGCCGGAGTGTATGGGTATTGATAAAAGCTGCAGTAAACAGAAGCTCATCAACGCCTTTGATAACACCGTGTTGTACGTCGACAGCTTTATTGATGACGTCATCGACCAGTTACGCGATAAGAAAGCCATTGTGTTTTACGCGGCCGACCACGGTGAATCCATCAATGAGAAAGAGCATTTGCACGGTACGCCGCGCAACATAGCGCCGCCGGAACAATTCCGTGTGCCGATGATGGTGTGGATGTCGGATAAATATCTGGCAAATCCGGATCACGAGCGAGCTTTCAAGCACCTTAAACAGCAGGCGGACATGAAAGTGCCGCGCCGCCATGTGGAGCTGTACGACACCATTATGGGCTGCCTGGGCTATACCTCGCCAAATGGCGGTATCGATCAGAACAAAAACTGGTGCCATGTGCCGCAAGCGGCCCAGTAA
- the yhjX_2 gene encoding transporter, producing MTVISIANLSGRLVLGILSDKMSRIRVITLGQVISLVGMAALLFAPLNEITFFAAIACVAFNFGGTITVYPSLVSEFFGLNNLAKNYGVIYLGFGIGSICGSAIASLFGGFYVTFWVIFALLIFSLALSTTIRQPQRQVLKHAHA from the coding sequence GTGACGGTCATCTCTATCGCCAACCTCAGTGGCCGTCTGGTGCTGGGCATTCTGTCCGATAAAATGTCGCGGATCCGCGTTATCACCCTTGGTCAGGTGATTTCTCTGGTGGGCATGGCAGCGCTGCTGTTCGCGCCGCTGAATGAAATAACGTTCTTCGCCGCCATCGCCTGCGTCGCCTTTAACTTCGGCGGCACCATCACCGTTTACCCGTCGCTGGTCAGCGAATTCTTTGGCCTGAACAATCTGGCGAAAAACTACGGGGTGATTTATCTCGGCTTCGGCATCGGCAGCATCTGCGGCTCCGCTATCGCCTCGCTGTTCGGCGGTTTTTACGTGACCTTCTGGGTTATCTTCGCGCTGCTGATTTTTTCTCTGGCGCTTTCCACCACCATTCGTCAGCCGCAACGCCAGGTACTTAAACACGCCCACGCGTGA